The Victivallis lenta DNA segment GAGCTTGTCCGGCATGACCACGAGATACCTCTGCCCGGCCGATTCGGCGGAATACGGAATGCGCAGCACCGGGCCGGCCAGCGTCTGCTCCCGGCCCCATTGGGCGAACACCTCCTCGGACGCCTCGCGCCCGGTGTTTGCCCGTTCCCGGTTCAGCATATAGATCATCAGTGTCGGAATCTGCAGCACCGCGATGATGGCTCCGATGATGATGAGTTTCAGCGCCGTGGAGTTCCGGACGGCGTTCAGGGCTTTGGGGAGCAGGTTTTCGTTGTTCATTTCCGGTTGCTTCCTTTCTGGGGTTCCCATCGATACAATAGATGGGAACCGGAAATTTTACAAGCGGCCTGCCGCTATTTCTGCGCGAGGATTTTCAGGCCTGCGATGCCGGAGAGGATCAGCGCGAGGCAGAGAATCCGCAGGATCGAGACGGATTCGCCGAAGAAGATCATTCCGGCCGCGACGGTTCCGGCCGCTCCGATCCCGGTCCATACCGCATAGGCGGTTCCGAGCGGAAGCGTCCGCATGG contains these protein-coding regions:
- the sugE gene encoding quaternary ammonium compound efflux SMR transporter SugE; this translates as MNWMLLICAGIFEICWAVGLKSSHGFTRPVPSLLTVAAMAVSLLLLSFSMRTLPLGTAYAVWTGIGAAGTVAAGMIFFGESVSILRILCLALILSGIAGLKILAQK